The Pseudobythopirellula maris genome has a window encoding:
- a CDS encoding efflux RND transporter permease subunit: protein MLTNLVRFCVKEAWLVVLLAVGLSVYGWYSYRTVPIDAIPNIGENQVIVLTPWPGRSPKDIEDQVTYPLSVSLLAVPGAESVRGKSMFGYSFVQVTFKDSVDFYWARSRVSEQLGSAAGQLPDSVVPQLGPDATGLGQVYYYVLRPPPEGMSLAELRSLQDFVVKFELQAVEGVSEVASIGGYVRQYQIEVDPDRLRFHGVALDQVVSAVQGSNVDVGAKTVETSGMEFIVRGKGFLGGDGDATKAIRDIEQTVIRQQDGVPLKVEDVARVQLGPDFRRGALDYNGTEAVGGVVVMRYGENPRQVIDRIKKRIEQITPALDGVTIHGVYDRTGLIDETIGTLTTALREEILITGVVILLFLLHIRSSFIVAATLPVAVLLAFVAMKTLHIDANIMSLAGIAIAIGTMVDMGIIVSENIYQHLAEWEQAGEEGGSERRSQVIADAATEVAPAVVTAVTTTIVSFLPIFFLTGRDYKLFSPLAWTKTFAIAAALVVAVTLVPALARLLLRSARWPRSANLAVALVGGVLGGLLVSLLWTEAIEAEYGVAPLIAVSLSVALGGLGGYLLTRERIRPIEESFVSRAIVRAYVPTLNLFLRNKAAFLVVPVLIMVVGLGGWIGLPTVMRPFERIATVLGVKPNELPGYVDLKHTFTGLKSDDWIALDEGSWFYMPTLYPAASFSQAMQVLQAQDVLIGQIPEVQDVLGKIGRVESALDPAPAAMVETYVMLKPKDQWREGVTSRDVWDEINAAATLPGVTPASPLQPIEGRVVMLQSGIKAPMAIRIYGDTLAELADAAVSIAEHLRGSPYVNPATVNPDIVLGKPYIEFTVDRAAAARYGMSVQMVNQVVETALGGMNLIKTVEGRERYPVRIRYRRDLRERIDQLESLPVVTHGGQVIPLGELAKLETTWGPGAINSENARLVAHVAFASSGVTGDLESVAAIEKSLRDAMALPENDPSRLALPAGYSLEAVGSFRNQIEANQRLIWLVPLVVLINLLVIYLQFRHVPITLAVFAGIPVAFAGGMIALAFAGAEMNTAVWVGFIALFGIAVDDGVVVATYLDQVFSRVRLNSVQDIRTATIEAGMRRIRPCLMTTATTVLALVPVLLSTGRGADVAHAMALPVFGGMIVELVTLFVVPVVYCGYKEMKMQMGLPDRHWAGTESAKEVSELVPTA, encoded by the coding sequence ATGCTCACTAATCTCGTGAGGTTCTGCGTCAAAGAAGCCTGGCTGGTTGTCCTGCTGGCGGTGGGGTTGAGCGTCTACGGCTGGTACAGCTACCGGACCGTGCCGATCGATGCGATCCCGAACATCGGCGAGAACCAAGTCATCGTCCTAACGCCTTGGCCGGGACGTTCACCGAAGGACATTGAGGACCAAGTCACCTATCCGCTGAGTGTCTCGTTGCTTGCCGTGCCGGGCGCGGAGAGCGTGCGCGGCAAGAGTATGTTCGGCTACTCGTTCGTCCAAGTCACCTTCAAGGACTCGGTCGATTTCTACTGGGCGCGTAGCCGAGTCTCCGAACAGCTGGGATCGGCCGCCGGCCAACTTCCCGATAGCGTCGTTCCTCAGCTCGGACCCGACGCAACCGGACTCGGGCAAGTCTACTACTACGTGCTGCGCCCACCCCCAGAGGGCATGAGCCTCGCCGAGTTGCGGTCGCTTCAGGACTTCGTCGTGAAGTTTGAGTTGCAAGCGGTGGAGGGGGTCAGCGAAGTCGCTTCGATAGGCGGCTACGTGCGTCAGTATCAGATCGAGGTCGATCCCGACCGGCTACGATTCCACGGTGTCGCGTTGGATCAGGTGGTTTCGGCGGTGCAGGGATCGAACGTCGATGTCGGCGCTAAGACCGTCGAGACCAGCGGCATGGAGTTCATCGTCCGTGGCAAAGGATTCCTGGGCGGCGACGGTGACGCAACCAAGGCGATCCGCGACATTGAGCAGACCGTCATCCGCCAGCAAGACGGGGTGCCGCTGAAGGTGGAGGACGTGGCTCGGGTGCAGTTGGGGCCCGACTTCCGCCGGGGTGCGCTCGACTACAACGGGACCGAGGCGGTCGGTGGCGTGGTCGTGATGCGGTACGGCGAGAACCCGCGGCAGGTAATCGACCGCATCAAGAAGCGGATCGAGCAGATCACGCCCGCCCTGGACGGCGTCACGATCCACGGCGTTTACGATCGGACCGGGTTGATCGATGAAACGATCGGCACCCTGACGACCGCCCTCCGCGAAGAAATCCTCATCACGGGGGTCGTGATCCTGCTCTTCCTGCTGCACATCCGCAGCAGCTTCATTGTCGCCGCCACGCTGCCCGTCGCGGTGCTGTTGGCGTTCGTCGCAATGAAGACCCTTCACATCGACGCCAACATCATGTCGCTTGCGGGCATCGCGATCGCGATCGGAACGATGGTCGATATGGGGATCATCGTCTCAGAGAACATCTACCAGCACCTCGCCGAGTGGGAGCAGGCGGGCGAAGAGGGGGGCTCTGAACGCCGCAGCCAAGTCATCGCTGACGCCGCGACCGAGGTCGCCCCGGCGGTCGTGACCGCTGTGACAACCACCATCGTCAGCTTCCTGCCGATCTTCTTCCTGACGGGCCGCGACTACAAGCTTTTCAGCCCGCTAGCTTGGACCAAGACCTTCGCCATCGCCGCGGCGTTGGTCGTCGCTGTGACCTTGGTGCCGGCGCTCGCCCGACTCTTGCTCCGCAGCGCTCGCTGGCCACGCTCTGCGAACCTCGCCGTGGCTTTGGTCGGCGGCGTTCTGGGCGGTTTGCTGGTTTCTCTGCTATGGACCGAGGCGATTGAGGCCGAGTACGGCGTCGCACCGCTTATCGCAGTCTCCTTATCCGTCGCCTTAGGCGGGCTCGGTGGCTACCTGCTCACTAGGGAGCGTATCCGACCGATCGAGGAGAGCTTCGTCAGTCGCGCAATCGTGAGAGCGTATGTGCCCACGCTCAACCTTTTCCTACGGAATAAAGCCGCGTTCCTGGTGGTCCCGGTCTTGATCATGGTCGTTGGGCTGGGGGGTTGGATCGGACTGCCAACCGTGATGCGGCCTTTCGAGCGGATCGCCACGGTCCTCGGCGTGAAACCTAACGAATTGCCGGGGTACGTCGATCTAAAACACACTTTTACCGGGCTAAAGAGTGACGACTGGATCGCGCTAGACGAGGGGAGTTGGTTCTACATGCCGACCCTTTACCCAGCCGCCAGCTTCAGTCAAGCGATGCAGGTGCTCCAAGCTCAGGACGTGCTCATCGGGCAGATCCCCGAAGTCCAGGACGTGCTCGGCAAGATCGGCCGCGTCGAGTCGGCCCTCGATCCGGCGCCCGCCGCGATGGTCGAGACCTACGTCATGCTCAAGCCGAAGGACCAATGGCGTGAGGGCGTCACTTCCCGCGACGTGTGGGACGAGATCAACGCGGCCGCGACGCTGCCGGGCGTAACACCCGCCAGTCCGCTTCAGCCAATCGAGGGCCGTGTCGTGATGCTCCAGAGCGGCATCAAGGCGCCGATGGCGATCCGCATCTACGGCGACACGCTCGCGGAGCTGGCCGACGCGGCGGTCTCGATCGCTGAGCACTTGCGTGGCTCGCCGTATGTGAACCCCGCGACGGTGAACCCCGACATCGTGCTGGGTAAGCCCTACATCGAGTTCACGGTCGATCGCGCCGCCGCCGCTCGCTACGGCATGTCGGTGCAGATGGTCAACCAGGTCGTCGAGACAGCGCTCGGCGGCATGAATCTGATCAAGACCGTCGAGGGCCGTGAACGCTACCCGGTCCGCATCCGCTACCGCCGCGACCTGCGGGAACGCATCGACCAGTTGGAGAGCCTGCCGGTCGTCACCCATGGCGGGCAGGTCATCCCGCTTGGCGAGCTGGCGAAGCTAGAAACTACGTGGGGGCCCGGCGCCATCAACAGCGAGAACGCCCGATTGGTCGCGCACGTCGCGTTCGCTTCGAGCGGTGTGACGGGTGACCTCGAATCGGTCGCAGCGATTGAGAAGTCGCTGCGTGACGCGATGGCTTTGCCTGAGAACGATCCCTCGCGGCTGGCGTTGCCGGCCGGCTACTCGCTCGAAGCGGTCGGCAGTTTCCGCAACCAGATCGAAGCGAACCAGCGGCTGATCTGGCTAGTGCCCCTGGTAGTGTTGATCAACCTGCTGGTGATCTATCTCCAGTTCCGCCACGTGCCGATCACGCTCGCGGTCTTCGCCGGCATCCCGGTGGCGTTTGCCGGCGGGATGATCGCCCTGGCGTTCGCCGGCGCTGAAATGAACACCGCTGTCTGGGTCGGCTTCATCGCTCTGTTCGGCATCGCGGTGGACGACGGGGTGGTGGTCGCCACCTACCTCGATCAGGTCTTCAGTCGCGTGAGGCTCAACAGCGTGCAGGACATCCGAACCGCGACGATCGAGGCAGGCATGCGCCGCATCCGACCCTGCCTGATGACAACGGCAACCACGGTCCTGGCGCTCGTGCCGGTGCTCCTATCCACCGGGCGAGGCGCCGATGTTGCTCACGCGATGGCGTTGCCGGTGTTTGGCGGCATGATCGTCGAGCTGGTGACGCTGTTTGTCGTTCCGGTCGTCTACTGCGGCTACAAGGAAATGAAGATGCAGATGGGCCTTCCGGATCGGCACTGGGCCGGCACCGAGTCGGCCAAAGAAGTCTCAGAACTCGTGCCAACGGCGTAA
- a CDS encoding TolC family protein, translating into MDKQEQGVWSLSTLGIVVAGLSLLAGCRAPLGQGDACVEPTTPSADHRAVLVDFESAAERDEAVAVSLPDGGPTLEPVQPGVIRLSSTPTPPARQPVEQLVAVAIVQHPRVRAARARYASATWRPEQARSLDDPMLSNTFFPISDQALQTAGGRAGNTMSLSQKYPWPAKREVKGAIAEREAQIAATKIRQAELEIEELVRLAYYELWFADRAIGITERNREIAIELVKLAEARNAAGGSQQDVLRASLQVDNLDSKLISLTEQKALAQADLAALTQQPSAQGIEPIETIDLTGVEQQREALFALALEYNPSLNEQRWAISRDRQKQELACLQKRPDFTFGVGWQTITESDAISPVANGHDNISFAVGLTLPIWRDRIRAGINEASAAFAAASREYADTRDDTFRRIRRYNEQAQAAQQQLDLYENRLMPRSKRALELASADYRGRLVDFGEVTAGFTELLMIELQVARTKATLAGAIAQLERAVGCGVDTTE; encoded by the coding sequence ATGGATAAGCAAGAACAGGGCGTGTGGAGCCTATCCACGCTAGGAATCGTCGTCGCGGGACTCTCACTCTTGGCTGGCTGCCGTGCGCCCCTGGGGCAAGGGGACGCCTGCGTCGAGCCCACCACGCCATCTGCTGACCATCGGGCGGTCCTCGTTGATTTCGAGTCCGCGGCGGAACGGGATGAGGCGGTGGCTGTAAGCCTCCCAGATGGGGGACCTACCCTAGAACCGGTCCAGCCCGGGGTGATTCGGCTCAGCTCAACGCCAACCCCCCCGGCCCGACAACCGGTCGAGCAACTGGTCGCCGTAGCAATCGTTCAGCACCCCCGCGTGAGAGCGGCCCGAGCACGGTACGCCTCGGCAACCTGGCGGCCGGAGCAAGCCCGTTCGCTCGATGATCCGATGCTGTCAAACACATTCTTTCCGATCTCGGATCAGGCTCTGCAAACAGCGGGCGGTCGGGCTGGCAACACGATGTCGCTGTCGCAGAAGTACCCGTGGCCAGCTAAGCGCGAAGTGAAAGGGGCGATCGCCGAAAGGGAGGCCCAAATCGCCGCAACGAAGATCAGGCAGGCCGAGCTGGAGATCGAAGAGCTGGTCCGGCTTGCCTACTACGAACTCTGGTTCGCCGATCGCGCGATCGGGATTACCGAGCGGAACCGTGAGATCGCGATCGAACTGGTCAAGCTCGCCGAGGCCCGAAACGCCGCCGGCGGGAGTCAGCAGGACGTGCTGCGTGCTTCACTGCAAGTTGACAATCTCGACTCGAAGTTGATCAGCCTGACCGAGCAAAAAGCGCTCGCACAGGCCGACCTCGCCGCCCTGACGCAGCAGCCGAGCGCGCAAGGCATCGAGCCGATTGAGACCATCGACCTCACCGGCGTTGAGCAACAACGTGAGGCCTTGTTCGCACTCGCGCTCGAATACAACCCCAGCCTGAACGAGCAGCGATGGGCGATCTCACGTGATCGGCAGAAGCAAGAGCTTGCCTGCTTGCAGAAGCGTCCTGATTTCACGTTCGGAGTTGGCTGGCAAACCATCACCGAGAGCGACGCCATCTCCCCAGTCGCCAACGGGCACGACAACATCAGCTTCGCGGTGGGGCTGACGCTGCCGATTTGGCGAGATCGGATCCGAGCGGGGATTAACGAAGCGTCGGCTGCCTTCGCGGCCGCGTCACGCGAGTACGCCGATACACGCGACGACACATTCCGCCGCATCCGCCGCTACAACGAACAGGCGCAGGCAGCCCAGCAGCAACTCGACCTGTACGAGAATCGCCTGATGCCCCGATCTAAACGGGCTCTCGAACTCGCCTCGGCCGACTACCGGGGCCGCCTCGTCGATTTCGGTGAGGTCACCGCCGGCTTCACCGAACTGCTGATGATCGAACTACAAGTCGCCCGGACCAAAGCCACGCTCGCCGGGGCCATCGCTCAGCTAGAGCGAGCCGTCGGTTGCGGGGTCGATACGACGGAGTGA
- a CDS encoding four-helix bundle copper-binding protein has translation MRFALGLVVHFGDLIAKTRSRETFSMATVTANYQDCIEACNVCLADCLACVEGMLGKESMNDCPKCCLECAAICRACVEAMAIGGKHAGAFCKLCAEVCQYCADQCGAHDHDHCQKCAESCRRCAESCQAVAA, from the coding sequence ATGCGGTTTGCTCTGGGTCTGGTTGTCCATTTCGGCGATTTGATCGCCAAAACCAGATCTAGGGAGACCTTTTCGATGGCTACTGTGACTGCGAATTACCAGGACTGTATCGAGGCCTGCAACGTCTGCCTCGCCGACTGTCTTGCCTGCGTTGAGGGCATGCTGGGCAAGGAGTCGATGAACGACTGCCCGAAGTGCTGTCTAGAGTGTGCGGCGATCTGCCGGGCATGCGTCGAGGCGATGGCGATCGGTGGTAAGCACGCCGGAGCGTTCTGCAAATTATGTGCTGAGGTTTGCCAGTACTGTGCCGATCAGTGCGGCGCCCACGACCACGACCATTGCCAGAAGTGCGCCGAGAGTTGTCGCCGGTGCGCGGAGAGCTGCCAAGCTGTTGCAGCTTGA
- a CDS encoding metal-sensitive transcriptional regulator translates to MLSDDDKTKIGNRLRRIAGQVSAVQRMIDEDAYCVETLTQIAAANGALSKVGRMILETHVQTCIQSALEGDDEAKRDAMLEELASLFQKYGRVTD, encoded by the coding sequence GTGCTCTCCGACGACGACAAGACGAAGATCGGCAATCGCCTGCGGCGGATCGCGGGGCAAGTCTCGGCCGTTCAGCGGATGATTGACGAAGACGCCTACTGCGTCGAGACACTCACCCAGATCGCCGCCGCCAACGGCGCCCTCAGCAAAGTGGGCCGGATGATCCTAGAGACGCATGTCCAAACCTGCATCCAGAGCGCCCTCGAAGGAGACGACGAGGCGAAGCGCGATGCAATGCTCGAAGAGCTAGCCTCCCTCTTCCAGAAATATGGCCGCGTAACCGACTGA
- a CDS encoding efflux RND transporter periplasmic adaptor subunit → MKTANEFVRGETQSSSRPGAMRSWVARTTRQAGIAVGAMVLCLFLVGLSQRIGWIRSADGTASAPESVEAATAEFTCPMHPEIRQDAEGKCPICGMALVPVAVASSKETPEVKADAESERYICPMMCTPPQGEPGKCPVCAMDLVLAEAGGGGERSVSIDAAARRILGIRTATVQRKPAYRTIHSIGQLAYDQERMATIAAYVDGRLEEMYAEYEGVEVAKGDDLALVYSPALYSAQVEYLSSLDTPALSVLGNRNDKLSEVAQDNLQELGMTPSQIDRLLTTRQADKRLRITSPITGTVVKRFKVEGDYLKTGEPIYRVVDLSTVWLMLDLYPSDAARVRFGQEVQAEVQSYPGEVYTGRVAFIDPVVSDKTRTVGVRVELSNFDGRLKPGDYATATIRVPAIPLDEVYDPALAGKWISPMHPQIVRTEPGVCPICQMDLVPTTRYGYAAQPPADDGEIVVPRSAVLMAGDNSVVYVETKPGEFELREVTIAALTDESAVLLDGLTVGDTVATDGNFLIDSQMQLGGKPSLMDPSRGEDKNEADAPMPAMTEAPHAH, encoded by the coding sequence ATGAAAACCGCTAACGAGTTCGTCCGTGGCGAGACGCAATCATCGTCGCGACCCGGGGCCATGCGTAGCTGGGTTGCCCGCACGACGAGGCAGGCCGGCATCGCGGTTGGTGCGATGGTGCTCTGCCTCTTCTTAGTCGGCTTGAGCCAACGCATTGGATGGATCAGGAGCGCCGACGGGACAGCGTCGGCGCCCGAATCCGTTGAGGCGGCGACGGCCGAGTTCACCTGCCCAATGCACCCGGAGATACGCCAAGACGCCGAAGGCAAGTGTCCGATCTGCGGGATGGCGTTGGTCCCTGTAGCGGTCGCGTCCAGTAAAGAAACTCCTGAGGTTAAGGCCGACGCCGAGAGCGAGCGCTACATCTGCCCCATGATGTGCACGCCACCGCAGGGCGAACCGGGCAAGTGCCCGGTCTGCGCCATGGATTTGGTGCTCGCCGAAGCGGGGGGGGGCGGGGAGCGATCGGTTTCGATCGACGCCGCGGCGCGACGCATCCTCGGCATCCGCACCGCCACGGTTCAGCGCAAGCCGGCCTACCGCACGATCCACAGCATCGGCCAGCTCGCCTATGACCAGGAGCGGATGGCGACAATCGCGGCCTACGTTGATGGTCGCTTAGAAGAGATGTACGCCGAGTACGAGGGCGTCGAAGTGGCCAAAGGTGACGACTTGGCGCTCGTCTACAGCCCGGCGCTCTACTCGGCCCAGGTTGAGTACCTGTCGAGCCTTGATACGCCGGCTCTTTCGGTGCTTGGCAATCGGAACGACAAGTTGAGCGAGGTCGCTCAGGACAACCTGCAAGAGTTGGGGATGACCCCGTCGCAGATCGATCGGCTGCTGACGACACGGCAAGCGGATAAGCGACTCCGAATCACCTCGCCGATCACTGGCACCGTTGTCAAGCGTTTCAAGGTCGAAGGCGACTACCTCAAGACGGGCGAGCCGATCTACCGTGTCGTTGATCTCTCAACCGTCTGGTTGATGCTCGACCTCTATCCAAGCGACGCCGCCCGGGTCCGGTTCGGCCAAGAAGTCCAGGCCGAAGTCCAATCCTACCCCGGCGAGGTTTATACCGGACGGGTTGCCTTTATCGACCCGGTGGTCAGCGACAAGACCCGGACAGTCGGCGTGCGGGTTGAGCTGTCGAACTTCGATGGCCGCCTCAAGCCGGGCGACTACGCCACCGCGACGATCCGCGTCCCGGCGATCCCACTTGATGAGGTCTATGACCCGGCCCTCGCCGGCAAGTGGATCAGCCCGATGCACCCCCAGATCGTCCGCACCGAGCCGGGGGTCTGCCCGATCTGCCAGATGGACCTCGTCCCGACGACGCGCTACGGCTACGCGGCGCAGCCGCCAGCAGATGACGGGGAGATCGTCGTGCCGCGGAGCGCTGTGTTGATGGCTGGCGACAACTCCGTCGTTTATGTCGAGACCAAGCCGGGCGAATTCGAGCTGCGGGAGGTCACGATCGCGGCCCTCACGGATGAGTCGGCCGTCCTGCTCGACGGGTTAACGGTGGGCGACACGGTGGCGACCGACGGCAACTTCCTCATCGACTCCCAGATGCAGCTCGGTGGCAAGCCTTCTTTGATGGACCCGAGCCGCGGCGAAGACAAGAACGAGGCCGACGCCCCCATGCCTGCCATGACGGAGGCTCCTCATGCTCACTAA
- a CDS encoding APC family permease: protein MPSSSDDTDNSYESGSLSLPGAVAMGTGVMIGAGIFALTGQMAEQAGGLFPIAFLSAAVVTAFSAYSYVKMSNAHPSAGGIAMYLKKCYGEGTITAGCSLLMYFSMVINESLVARTFGAYTLQLFDAPKDSWLVPALGVGLLLAAFSVNLMGNQWIGGMSMVTAVIKIGGIALFAGIGLWLSGGSFAPVTSAKEASVTGFLAATALGVLAYKGFTTITNDGDELVEPKKNVSRAIMISIGICVATYALVALAVAGSLSLDEIVAAKDYVLAEAARPALGEAAVYFTVGLAIVATISGVIASVFAVSRMLAMLTQMELVPHRHFGMPGDVQKHTLVYTVVLAIVLTIFFDLSRIAALGAFFYLVMDIAIHWGIYRSLREQIGASGPVLLTAIGLDLVVLGALIAVKGAADPWLLAIGAAGFLLIFGGERWFLGWKHGESRSAETTS, encoded by the coding sequence ATGCCCTCAAGTTCTGACGACACAGACAACTCGTACGAATCTGGCAGTCTCTCGCTGCCGGGTGCGGTGGCGATGGGCACCGGCGTCATGATCGGTGCTGGCATCTTCGCTTTGACCGGGCAGATGGCCGAGCAAGCGGGCGGTCTCTTTCCGATAGCTTTCCTCTCGGCGGCGGTTGTCACGGCATTCAGTGCCTATAGCTACGTGAAGATGTCCAACGCCCACCCATCCGCGGGCGGCATCGCGATGTACCTCAAGAAGTGCTACGGCGAAGGTACGATCACGGCCGGTTGCTCGTTGCTGATGTATTTCTCAATGGTCATCAACGAGAGCCTCGTCGCGAGGACGTTCGGCGCTTACACGCTCCAGCTGTTTGATGCCCCAAAGGACTCGTGGCTCGTGCCGGCCCTTGGAGTCGGTCTGCTGCTAGCCGCCTTCTCCGTTAATCTGATGGGCAATCAATGGATCGGCGGGATGTCGATGGTGACCGCGGTGATCAAGATCGGCGGCATCGCTCTGTTCGCGGGGATCGGGCTCTGGCTCTCGGGCGGATCGTTCGCGCCGGTCACGTCAGCAAAAGAAGCCTCCGTGACAGGCTTCTTGGCGGCGACCGCTCTCGGCGTTCTGGCCTACAAGGGCTTTACGACTATCACCAACGACGGCGACGAGTTGGTCGAGCCGAAGAAGAATGTCAGCCGTGCGATTATGATTTCGATTGGGATTTGCGTCGCCACTTACGCCTTGGTCGCTTTGGCGGTGGCGGGATCGCTGAGCCTCGACGAGATCGTCGCCGCCAAAGACTACGTCCTGGCCGAAGCAGCACGGCCGGCTCTTGGCGAAGCAGCGGTCTACTTCACGGTCGGATTGGCGATTGTGGCGACGATCTCGGGAGTGATTGCGAGCGTGTTTGCGGTCTCGCGGATGCTGGCGATGCTCACCCAGATGGAATTGGTCCCGCACCGCCACTTCGGGATGCCCGGCGACGTGCAGAAGCACACGCTCGTCTACACGGTCGTGCTGGCGATCGTCTTGACGATCTTCTTCGACCTCAGCCGGATCGCCGCCCTCGGAGCGTTCTTCTATCTCGTGATGGATATCGCGATCCACTGGGGTATCTATCGGAGCCTACGCGAACAGATCGGGGCCAGTGGGCCGGTTCTCCTGACCGCGATTGGGCTCGACTTGGTCGTGCTCGGTGCCTTGATCGCCGTGAAGGGGGCCGCCGATCCGTGGCTGCTTGCAATTGGGGCGGCTGGATTCTTGTTGATCTTCGGCGGCGAGCGGTGGTTTCTCGGCTGGAAGCATGGCGAGTCACGCTCGGCAGAGACAACCAGCTAG
- a CDS encoding copper oxidase: MSIPQEPSRPPRREFLRTTALAAGGALTGSSIAAAQHSGHAMDGGGRGMKGHNGMSPELPKPIGDPSLGRPTGVQDEYDGFRRFAPSRGNSPDSDYYLGKLVPGLRDPSAGRAPFVAPDITSLPYEMKGGVKEFHLRATPVEAEFLPGYKMNVYGYNGSMPGPTIEVTQGDRVRIVAKNELPEPTSMHWHGFELPVQWDGASELTQNLIEPGETFVYEFDIHEEGTFFYHSHIPMQEAFGMVGWFIVHPKKDWDPPVDRDFGLIFQNFAIEPGQTVSDSWAMDWSWHTINGRSGPFNSPLVVKHGERVRIRILNFSPMQHHPIHLHGHTFWVTGHEGARIPKSAWIPRNTELIAVAQASDFEFIANNPGDWMMHCHMVHHMMNHMTEQVGPRVRPHQSVDAYLANLDRSPGVSSQNSDPGFAVPGYPQKMKGMSMDMMMSDRIVGRRETLGMRADWPMAIMGLMLAVRVLPEDLYHLVMETDEPVEPGSVFTEIVRRFGDPSVYHPAMKMSHG, encoded by the coding sequence ATGAGCATACCCCAAGAGCCCAGCCGTCCGCCACGCCGTGAGTTCCTCCGCACGACGGCGCTTGCCGCGGGCGGGGCGTTGACCGGTTCGTCGATTGCCGCGGCGCAGCACAGCGGTCATGCAATGGACGGTGGCGGTCGTGGCATGAAAGGCCACAATGGCATGTCGCCCGAGCTGCCAAAGCCGATCGGCGATCCGTCGTTGGGTCGCCCAACGGGCGTACAGGACGAGTACGACGGCTTCCGGCGCTTCGCTCCGAGCCGGGGAAACAGCCCCGACAGCGATTATTACCTTGGCAAGCTTGTGCCGGGGCTGCGAGATCCGTCGGCGGGTCGGGCGCCGTTCGTCGCGCCGGATATCACGTCCTTGCCGTACGAGATGAAGGGGGGCGTCAAGGAGTTTCACCTCCGCGCGACGCCCGTCGAAGCCGAATTCTTGCCCGGCTACAAGATGAACGTCTACGGATACAACGGCAGCATGCCGGGGCCGACGATCGAGGTCACGCAGGGCGATCGGGTCCGGATCGTCGCCAAGAACGAACTCCCCGAGCCAACGTCGATGCATTGGCACGGATTCGAGTTGCCAGTGCAGTGGGATGGCGCTTCGGAGCTAACCCAGAATCTCATCGAGCCAGGAGAGACATTCGTTTACGAGTTCGACATCCACGAAGAGGGAACCTTCTTCTATCACTCTCACATTCCCATGCAGGAAGCATTCGGCATGGTCGGCTGGTTTATCGTCCACCCGAAGAAGGACTGGGACCCGCCGGTCGATCGCGACTTCGGGTTGATCTTTCAGAACTTCGCTATCGAACCGGGCCAGACGGTCTCTGACAGCTGGGCGATGGATTGGAGCTGGCACACGATCAACGGCCGCAGCGGTCCGTTTAATTCGCCGCTAGTCGTCAAGCACGGTGAGCGCGTGCGGATCCGTATCCTCAACTTCTCGCCGATGCAGCACCACCCGATCCACTTGCACGGCCACACGTTCTGGGTCACCGGGCACGAAGGGGCGAGGATTCCTAAGAGTGCTTGGATCCCGCGGAATACCGAGCTGATCGCCGTAGCTCAGGCTTCCGATTTCGAGTTCATCGCCAACAATCCGGGCGACTGGATGATGCACTGCCACATGGTGCATCACATGATGAACCACATGACCGAGCAGGTCGGCCCGCGGGTCCGGCCTCACCAATCCGTCGATGCCTACCTCGCGAACCTCGACCGCTCGCCCGGCGTGTCCAGCCAGAACTCCGACCCCGGCTTCGCGGTGCCTGGATATCCCCAAAAGATGAAGGGAATGAGCATGGACATGATGATGAGCGACCGGATCGTCGGCCGCCGCGAGACCCTTGGCATGAGGGCCGACTGGCCGATGGCGATTATGGGCCTGATGCTGGCGGTGCGAGTGTTGCCCGAGGACCTCTACCACCTCGTCATGGAGACCGATGAGCCGGTCGAGCCAGGCTCGGTCTTCACCGAGATCGTCCGCCGGTTCGGCGACCCGAGCGTCTACCACCCGGCCATGAAGATGTCGCACGGGTAG